From Etheostoma cragini isolate CJK2018 chromosome 17, CSU_Ecrag_1.0, whole genome shotgun sequence, one genomic window encodes:
- the tsnax gene encoding translin-associated protein X isoform X2 → MNRREGEGCPRRNADAGQDRDASADPSSPVIAAFKVFQQELDTKHDKYERLVKISRDVTIESKRTIFLLHRVTSVPNAEDILNEADVKLDAVRQKIGQIAEELRGEDIFQFHRAFTAGIQEYVEAVSFLHYIRHRNLISLEEINASLVFMRTEPKGSAEALQPGGQVLTFQVTPSDYLLGVADLTGELMRMCISSVGNGDIDTPFQLSQFLRQIHDGFSYIGNTGPYEVSKKLHTLRQSLGKVEDACYALRVRGSEIPKHMLADVFSSRTTLLDPEEGVV, encoded by the exons ATGAATAGGCGAGAAG GTGAAGGATGTCCCCGGAGAAATGCTGATGCAGGGCAGGACCGGGACGCGAGTGCCGACCCATCCTCACCAGTCATTGCTGCTTTCAAAG TTTTCCAACAGGAGCTTGACACCAAACACGACAAATATGAGCGTCTTGTCAAGATCAGTCGAGACGTCACCATCGAAAGCAAGAggactatttttcttttacatagaGTGACCAG TGTACCAAATGCAGAGGATATTCTGAACGAAGCAGACGTGAAACTGGATGCAGTCAGGCAGAAAATCGGTCAAATTGCTGAAGAGCTCCGAGGAGAGGACATCTTCCAGTTTCACAGAGCTTTCACAGCAG GGATCCAGGAGTATGTGGAGGCCGTTTCTTTCCTGCACTACATCCGCCATCGCAACCTCATCAGCCTGGAGGAGATCAACGCCAGCCTGGTGTTCATGAGGACAGAACCCAAG GGCTCAGCTGAAGCCCTGCAGCCCGGAGGTCAGGTCCTGACCTTCCAGGTGACGCCCTCCGACTACCTGCTCGGCGTGGCCGACCTGACCGGAGAGCTGATGCGGATGTGCATCAGCAGTGTGGGCAACGGCGACATCGACACGCCCTTCCAGCTGAGCCAGTTCCTGCGGCAGATCCACGACGGCTTCTCCTACATCGGGAACACGGGGCCGTACGAGGTGTCCAAGAAGCTGCACACGCTGCGACAGAGCCTGGGCAAAGTGGAGGATGCCTGCTACGCCCTGCGTGTCCGCGGTTCGGAAATCCCCAAACACATGCTGGCCGACGTGTTCTCCAGTAGGACCACACTTCTCGACCCGGAGGAAGGAGTGGTTTAA
- the tsnax gene encoding translin-associated protein X isoform X1, translating to MNRREGEGCPRRNADAGQDRDASADPSSPVIAAFKVFQQELDTKHDKYERLVKISRDVTIESKRTIFLLHRVTSVPNAEDILNEADVKLDAVRQKIGQIAEELRGEDIFQFHRAFTAGIQEYVEAVSFLHYIRHRNLISLEEINASLVFMRTEPKVQQGSAEALQPGGQVLTFQVTPSDYLLGVADLTGELMRMCISSVGNGDIDTPFQLSQFLRQIHDGFSYIGNTGPYEVSKKLHTLRQSLGKVEDACYALRVRGSEIPKHMLADVFSSRTTLLDPEEGVV from the exons ATGAATAGGCGAGAAG GTGAAGGATGTCCCCGGAGAAATGCTGATGCAGGGCAGGACCGGGACGCGAGTGCCGACCCATCCTCACCAGTCATTGCTGCTTTCAAAG TTTTCCAACAGGAGCTTGACACCAAACACGACAAATATGAGCGTCTTGTCAAGATCAGTCGAGACGTCACCATCGAAAGCAAGAggactatttttcttttacatagaGTGACCAG TGTACCAAATGCAGAGGATATTCTGAACGAAGCAGACGTGAAACTGGATGCAGTCAGGCAGAAAATCGGTCAAATTGCTGAAGAGCTCCGAGGAGAGGACATCTTCCAGTTTCACAGAGCTTTCACAGCAG GGATCCAGGAGTATGTGGAGGCCGTTTCTTTCCTGCACTACATCCGCCATCGCAACCTCATCAGCCTGGAGGAGATCAACGCCAGCCTGGTGTTCATGAGGACAGAACCCAAGGTACA gCAGGGCTCAGCTGAAGCCCTGCAGCCCGGAGGTCAGGTCCTGACCTTCCAGGTGACGCCCTCCGACTACCTGCTCGGCGTGGCCGACCTGACCGGAGAGCTGATGCGGATGTGCATCAGCAGTGTGGGCAACGGCGACATCGACACGCCCTTCCAGCTGAGCCAGTTCCTGCGGCAGATCCACGACGGCTTCTCCTACATCGGGAACACGGGGCCGTACGAGGTGTCCAAGAAGCTGCACACGCTGCGACAGAGCCTGGGCAAAGTGGAGGATGCCTGCTACGCCCTGCGTGTCCGCGGTTCGGAAATCCCCAAACACATGCTGGCCGACGTGTTCTCCAGTAGGACCACACTTCTCGACCCGGAGGAAGGAGTGGTTTAA
- the tsnax gene encoding translin-associated protein X isoform X3, producing MNRREGEGCPRRNADAGQDRDASADPSSPVIAAFKVFQQELDTKHDKYERLVKISRDVTIESKRTIFLLHRVTSVPNAEDILNEADVKLDAVRQKIGQIAEELRGEDIFQFHRAFTAGIQEYVEAVSFLHYIRHRNLISLEEINASLVFMRTEQGSAEALQPGGQVLTFQVTPSDYLLGVADLTGELMRMCISSVGNGDIDTPFQLSQFLRQIHDGFSYIGNTGPYEVSKKLHTLRQSLGKVEDACYALRVRGSEIPKHMLADVFSSRTTLLDPEEGVV from the exons ATGAATAGGCGAGAAG GTGAAGGATGTCCCCGGAGAAATGCTGATGCAGGGCAGGACCGGGACGCGAGTGCCGACCCATCCTCACCAGTCATTGCTGCTTTCAAAG TTTTCCAACAGGAGCTTGACACCAAACACGACAAATATGAGCGTCTTGTCAAGATCAGTCGAGACGTCACCATCGAAAGCAAGAggactatttttcttttacatagaGTGACCAG TGTACCAAATGCAGAGGATATTCTGAACGAAGCAGACGTGAAACTGGATGCAGTCAGGCAGAAAATCGGTCAAATTGCTGAAGAGCTCCGAGGAGAGGACATCTTCCAGTTTCACAGAGCTTTCACAGCAG GGATCCAGGAGTATGTGGAGGCCGTTTCTTTCCTGCACTACATCCGCCATCGCAACCTCATCAGCCTGGAGGAGATCAACGCCAGCCTGGTGTTCATGAGGACAGA gCAGGGCTCAGCTGAAGCCCTGCAGCCCGGAGGTCAGGTCCTGACCTTCCAGGTGACGCCCTCCGACTACCTGCTCGGCGTGGCCGACCTGACCGGAGAGCTGATGCGGATGTGCATCAGCAGTGTGGGCAACGGCGACATCGACACGCCCTTCCAGCTGAGCCAGTTCCTGCGGCAGATCCACGACGGCTTCTCCTACATCGGGAACACGGGGCCGTACGAGGTGTCCAAGAAGCTGCACACGCTGCGACAGAGCCTGGGCAAAGTGGAGGATGCCTGCTACGCCCTGCGTGTCCGCGGTTCGGAAATCCCCAAACACATGCTGGCCGACGTGTTCTCCAGTAGGACCACACTTCTCGACCCGGAGGAAGGAGTGGTTTAA